A region from the Aegilops tauschii subsp. strangulata cultivar AL8/78 chromosome 5, Aet v6.0, whole genome shotgun sequence genome encodes:
- the LOC109764481 gene encoding thaumatin-like protein PWIR2: MATPAFISPPLVFLLLLVSFTACTDATVFFIKNQCPFTFVKNATDGRIWARTRCSFDPSTGRGGCETGDCDGVLLCVVARKPSMTLAEFTIGYGGAPGRYDISVAYGFNVPMDLSCSDANVIRCRDADCPDGIHG, encoded by the exons ATGGCGACTCCGGCGTTCATCTCGCCTcccctcgtcttcctcctcctcctcgtgtCCTTCACAGCCTGCACCGACGCGACTGTCTTCTTCATCAAGAACCAGTGCCCCTTCACG TTTGTCAAGAACGCCACCGACGGCAGGATATGGGCACGCACCCGCTGCTCTTTCGACCCTTCCACCGGCCGCGGGGGCTGCGAGACCGGCGACTGCGATGGCGTGCTGCTCTGCGTCGTCGCTAGGAAGCCGTCCATGACGCTGGCCGAGTTCACCATCGGGTACGGCGGCGCCCCGGGCAGGTACGACATCTCGGTGGCGTACGGCTTCAACGTGCCCATGGACCTGTCCTGCAGCGATGCCAACGTGATCCGATGCAGGGACGCAGACTGCCCCGACGGCATCCACGGCTAA